The Macaca nemestrina isolate mMacNem1 chromosome 6, mMacNem.hap1, whole genome shotgun sequence genome window below encodes:
- the LOC105499456 gene encoding dimethyladenosine transferase isoform X2, which translates to MFNTGIGQHILKNPLIINSIIDKAALRPTDVVLEVGPGTGNMTVKLLEKAKKVVACELDPRLVAELHKRVQGTPVASKLQVLVGDVLKTDLPFFDTCVANLPYQISSPFVFKLLLHRPFFRCAILMFQREFALRLVAKPGDKLYCRLSINTQLLARVDHLMKVGKNNFRPPPKVESSVVRIEPKNPPPPINFQEWDGLVRITFVRKNKTLSAAFKSSAVQQLLEKNYRIHCSVHNIIIPEDFSIADKIQQILTSTGFSDKRARSMDIDDFIRLLHGFNAEGIHFS; encoded by the exons ATGTTCAATACGGGAATTGGGCAGCACATTTTGAAAAATCCTCTCATTATTAACAGCATTATCGATAAG GCTGCCTTAAGACCAACTGATGTAGTGCTAGAAGTTGGACCTGGAACTGGCAACATGACTGTAAAGTTGttagaaaaggcaaaaaag gttgttGCTTGTGAACTTGACCCAAGGCTGGTAGCTGAACTTCACAAAAGAGTTCAGGGCAC GCCTGTGGCCAGCAAACTTCAAGTACTAGTGGGTGATGTGTTGAAAACAGATTTGCCATTCTTTGATACTTGTGTGGCAAATTTGCCTTATCAG ATCTCATCGCCTTTTGTCTTCAAACTGTTGCTACATCGACCTTTTTTCAG aTGTGCTATACTTATGTTTCAAAGAGAATTTGCCCTCCGACTGGTTGCAAAACCCGGAGATAAGTTATACTGCAGACTCTCAATTAATACACAGCTCTTGGCACGTGTGGACCATCTAATGAAA GTTGGAAAGAATAACTTCAGACCACCGCCCAAGGTGGAATCCAGTGTTGTAAGGATAGAACCTAAGAATCCACCACCACCCATCAATTTTCAG GAATGGGATGGTCTAGTAAGGATAACCTTTGTTAGGAAAAACAAGACACTCTCTGCTGCATTTAA ATCAAGTGCAGTGCAACAACTCTTGGAAAAAAACTACAGAATTCACTGTTCAGTCCATAATATT ATAATACCAGAAGATTTCAGCATAGCAGATAAAATACAGCAAATCCTAACCAGCACAGGTTTTAGTGACAAACGGGCCCGTTCCATGGACATAGATGACTTCATCAG attgcTACATGGATTCAACGCAGAAGGTATTCATTTTTCCTAG
- the LOC105499456 gene encoding dimethyladenosine transferase isoform X3 — MFQREFALRLVAKPGDKLYCRLSINTQLLARVDHLMKVGKNNFRPPPKVESSVVRIEPKNPPPPINFQEWDGLVRITFVRKNKTLSAAFKSSAVQQLLEKNYRIHCSVHNIIIPEDFSIADKIQQILTSTGFSDKRARSMDIDDFIRLLHGFNAEGIHFS; from the exons ATGTTTCAAAGAGAATTTGCCCTCCGACTGGTTGCAAAACCCGGAGATAAGTTATACTGCAGACTCTCAATTAATACACAGCTCTTGGCACGTGTGGACCATCTAATGAAA GTTGGAAAGAATAACTTCAGACCACCGCCCAAGGTGGAATCCAGTGTTGTAAGGATAGAACCTAAGAATCCACCACCACCCATCAATTTTCAG GAATGGGATGGTCTAGTAAGGATAACCTTTGTTAGGAAAAACAAGACACTCTCTGCTGCATTTAA ATCAAGTGCAGTGCAACAACTCTTGGAAAAAAACTACAGAATTCACTGTTCAGTCCATAATATT ATAATACCAGAAGATTTCAGCATAGCAGATAAAATACAGCAAATCCTAACCAGCACAGGTTTTAGTGACAAACGGGCCCGTTCCATGGACATAGATGACTTCATCAG attgcTACATGGATTCAACGCAGAAGGTATTCATTTTTCCTAG
- the LOC105499456 gene encoding dimethyladenosine transferase isoform X1, which yields MPKVKSGAIGRRRGRQEQRRELKSAGGLMFNTGIGQHILKNPLIINSIIDKAALRPTDVVLEVGPGTGNMTVKLLEKAKKVVACELDPRLVAELHKRVQGTPVASKLQVLVGDVLKTDLPFFDTCVANLPYQISSPFVFKLLLHRPFFRCAILMFQREFALRLVAKPGDKLYCRLSINTQLLARVDHLMKVGKNNFRPPPKVESSVVRIEPKNPPPPINFQEWDGLVRITFVRKNKTLSAAFKSSAVQQLLEKNYRIHCSVHNIIIPEDFSIADKIQQILTSTGFSDKRARSMDIDDFIRLLHGFNAEGIHFS from the exons ATGCCGAAGGTCAAGTCGGGGGCCATTGGCCGCCGCCGCGGGCGGCAGGAGCAGCGCCGGGAGCTGAAGAGCGCTGGAG GACTCATGTTCAATACGGGAATTGGGCAGCACATTTTGAAAAATCCTCTCATTATTAACAGCATTATCGATAAG GCTGCCTTAAGACCAACTGATGTAGTGCTAGAAGTTGGACCTGGAACTGGCAACATGACTGTAAAGTTGttagaaaaggcaaaaaag gttgttGCTTGTGAACTTGACCCAAGGCTGGTAGCTGAACTTCACAAAAGAGTTCAGGGCAC GCCTGTGGCCAGCAAACTTCAAGTACTAGTGGGTGATGTGTTGAAAACAGATTTGCCATTCTTTGATACTTGTGTGGCAAATTTGCCTTATCAG ATCTCATCGCCTTTTGTCTTCAAACTGTTGCTACATCGACCTTTTTTCAG aTGTGCTATACTTATGTTTCAAAGAGAATTTGCCCTCCGACTGGTTGCAAAACCCGGAGATAAGTTATACTGCAGACTCTCAATTAATACACAGCTCTTGGCACGTGTGGACCATCTAATGAAA GTTGGAAAGAATAACTTCAGACCACCGCCCAAGGTGGAATCCAGTGTTGTAAGGATAGAACCTAAGAATCCACCACCACCCATCAATTTTCAG GAATGGGATGGTCTAGTAAGGATAACCTTTGTTAGGAAAAACAAGACACTCTCTGCTGCATTTAA ATCAAGTGCAGTGCAACAACTCTTGGAAAAAAACTACAGAATTCACTGTTCAGTCCATAATATT ATAATACCAGAAGATTTCAGCATAGCAGATAAAATACAGCAAATCCTAACCAGCACAGGTTTTAGTGACAAACGGGCCCGTTCCATGGACATAGATGACTTCATCAG attgcTACATGGATTCAACGCAGAAGGTATTCATTTTTCCTAG